In the Mytilus trossulus isolate FHL-02 chromosome 1, PNRI_Mtr1.1.1.hap1, whole genome shotgun sequence genome, one interval contains:
- the LOC134710080 gene encoding uncharacterized protein LOC134710080, whose product MSKELKRLGLATIEHHSSIEESDIEKMYSYFCKNLENAQLLQYKVFVDIMLHFGRRGRENLSNLTRKHFAVKRGADDKLYFYKVIDEQTKNHQSDSELSSDGRMYEITDGERCPVKSFVKYMRRLNPKCVKLFQQARSYHKEGVYYDNIPLGHNRLGQFMNEISKMANLSHIYTNHSCRTTTVHLLDEADIPSRHIMTVTGHKSDTSLKTYSGKTCEKKKRHMSEILSSKTCGKNHVYLI is encoded by the exons ATGTCAAAGGAACTCAAGCGCCTTGGGCTAGCTACCATAGAACACCACTCTTCCATAGAAGAGAGTGATATTGAGAAGATGTactcatatttttgtaaaaatctgGAGAATGCACAGCTTTTGCAGTATAAG GTATTTGTTGACATCATGCTGCACTTTGGTCGTAGAGGGAGGGAAAACCTGTCAAATCTTACAAGAAAGCATTTTGCAGTTAAACGTGGTGCAGATGACaaattatatttctataaagTAATTGATGAGCAAACAAAAAACCACCAGTCAGACAGTGAATTATCCTCAGATGGACGAATGTATGAAATTACAG ATGGCGAAAGATGTCCAGTGAAGTCTTTTGTGAAGTATATGAGAAGGTTGAATCCTAAatgtgtaaaattatttcaacaaGCAAGATCATACCATAAAGAAGGAGTGTATTATGACAATATACCTCTAGGTCATAATAGACTTGGCCAATTCATGAATGAAATTAGCAAAATGGCAAATCTTTCTCACATATATACCAATCATTCCTGCCGAACAACAACTGTTCATCTTCTTGACGAAGCGGATATTCCAAGCAGACATATAATGACAGTTACGGGACACAAGTCAGACACATCTCTAAAAACTTACTCTGGAAAAACttgtgaaaaaaagaaacggCATATGTCGGAAATCTTAAGCTCAAAAACATGTGGaaaaaatcatgtatatctaATATAA